The following are encoded in a window of Vibrio sp. SCSIO 43136 genomic DNA:
- a CDS encoding C45 family peptidase, translated as MKKTILASLLALSASGAFVSTAALAGVPPIEHQVSISNDTSEFFTVEVSGTNYERGFKHGKELRKVIRHAVNRYKYDMVSNLLSTLGTDLTYQDFHNHVFNNTGLLETAKKEVPDLVEEMQGIADGSGLSFEDIFTWNATSYDAMFWVIEDMTGIDPMLAMEKAQHGSAIPGHCSHASVWGDNKASVGYTLDWIRAMEGSQSLIKHVNDDGSVILMTAFAGMVGGHGIYATDGAAHTFSPHSKFQLEHSMNGLAQIFVYRKLLEAGSVENGIKFLNSVKPAEGLTYTLTDYHGTRAFEVSANKVVEFKMDGNQMVSANVARVNNDLSASYKADLKLAGKKIDMNALPATYWEYNKDSVERFKLLSNSIKGKTPTDMNPEKWTQIFSQKPVNKPVDEKLETSNFWHVVEIDPEYINYHVAPSNPGNIKLESYRIKYN; from the coding sequence ATGAAGAAAACAATCTTAGCATCACTTCTTGCGTTAAGCGCTTCCGGTGCTTTTGTTTCGACTGCTGCTCTGGCGGGTGTTCCACCGATTGAACACCAAGTAAGTATCTCAAACGACACTTCTGAGTTCTTCACTGTTGAAGTTTCAGGCACAAACTACGAACGTGGTTTCAAGCACGGTAAAGAGCTTCGCAAGGTGATTCGTCATGCGGTGAATCGCTATAAATATGACATGGTGAGCAACCTACTAAGCACACTAGGCACAGACCTAACCTACCAAGACTTCCACAATCATGTGTTCAACAACACGGGCCTGCTAGAAACGGCGAAAAAAGAAGTACCTGACCTAGTAGAAGAGATGCAAGGTATCGCTGATGGTTCTGGCCTTTCGTTTGAAGACATCTTTACTTGGAACGCAACGTCTTACGATGCAATGTTTTGGGTGATTGAAGATATGACAGGCATTGATCCAATGCTTGCAATGGAAAAGGCACAACACGGCAGCGCTATTCCTGGTCACTGTTCTCACGCTTCAGTATGGGGTGACAACAAAGCATCCGTTGGCTACACGCTTGACTGGATTCGTGCAATGGAAGGCTCACAAAGCCTTATCAAACACGTAAATGATGACGGTTCAGTTATCTTGATGACTGCGTTTGCGGGCATGGTGGGTGGCCACGGTATCTACGCAACCGATGGTGCTGCACATACTTTCAGCCCGCACTCAAAGTTCCAACTTGAGCACAGCATGAACGGTCTTGCTCAAATCTTTGTTTACCGTAAGCTGCTAGAAGCGGGCTCTGTCGAAAACGGCATTAAGTTCCTAAACAGCGTTAAGCCTGCTGAAGGTCTGACGTACACACTCACTGATTACCACGGTACTCGTGCGTTTGAAGTATCGGCGAACAAAGTTGTCGAGTTTAAGATGGATGGAAACCAAATGGTTTCTGCAAACGTGGCACGTGTTAACAACGACTTGAGCGCTAGCTACAAAGCTGATTTGAAACTGGCAGGCAAGAAAATCGACATGAACGCTTTGCCAGCAACCTACTGGGAATACAACAAAGACAGTGTTGAGCGCTTTAAGTTACTAAGCAACAGCATCAAAGGCAAAACACCAACAGACATGAACCCAGAGAAGTGGACCCAAATCTTCAGCCAAAAACCGGTGAACAAGCCAGTGGATGAAAAACTGGAAACCTCAAACTTCTGGCATGTGGTTGAGATTGACCCTGAATACATCAACTACCATGTTGCACCAAGCAATCCGGGCAACATCAAACTTGAGAGCTACCGCATCAAGTACAACTAA
- a CDS encoding AraC family transcriptional regulator: MNKQPVKTASKFVIPPNWKVLFKDLGLELETVLAHAELPIGLFNQPKVQLTPSQYFQLWRGLDLAANGVELPLKFAQVMSLESFDVPIFAAICSPNLNAAVKRLQAYKPLIGPMHLEITIDDKHTSLALSCYGYDQPFPKCLTLSEMVFFTQLARLATRQSISPTQLVVPEMPENLDAYQSYFGCQIQQGEQAQIQFSANDAKAPFLSSNQAMLDIFEVELNKRLGEIDEQSVVSEQVKRILFEALPQGESSIEFVASQLAVSKRTLQRKLSAEQHPYQTLLQAVRQDLANHYLLNTDLPLQEISFLLGFQESNSFIRAYQAWTGQSPSTARAAA, encoded by the coding sequence TTGAATAAGCAACCAGTCAAAACGGCCAGTAAGTTTGTCATTCCCCCGAATTGGAAAGTCCTGTTCAAAGACTTAGGGTTGGAACTCGAGACCGTGTTGGCCCATGCCGAGTTACCTATCGGGCTGTTTAATCAGCCCAAGGTACAACTCACCCCAAGCCAGTACTTCCAGCTATGGCGAGGTTTGGATCTGGCGGCAAATGGTGTAGAGCTGCCGCTTAAGTTTGCGCAAGTGATGAGCCTTGAATCTTTTGATGTGCCGATTTTTGCCGCCATCTGTAGCCCAAACTTAAATGCGGCGGTTAAACGCTTGCAAGCCTATAAACCGCTCATAGGCCCAATGCACTTAGAGATCACTATAGATGACAAGCACACCTCATTGGCGCTGAGTTGTTATGGGTACGATCAGCCGTTCCCTAAATGCCTGACCTTATCGGAGATGGTGTTTTTCACTCAGCTTGCCCGCTTGGCAACGCGTCAATCAATCTCGCCGACCCAATTAGTCGTACCCGAGATGCCAGAAAACTTAGATGCTTACCAAAGCTATTTTGGCTGTCAAATACAGCAAGGTGAACAGGCGCAGATCCAGTTTTCGGCCAATGATGCCAAAGCGCCCTTTTTAAGCTCTAACCAAGCCATGCTCGACATCTTTGAGGTTGAGCTGAACAAGCGTCTAGGAGAAATTGATGAGCAAAGTGTGGTGTCTGAGCAGGTCAAACGGATACTGTTCGAAGCCTTGCCGCAAGGAGAAAGCAGTATCGAGTTTGTTGCTAGCCAATTGGCGGTAAGCAAGCGTACATTGCAACGTAAGCTCTCAGCAGAACAACATCCGTATCAAACCCTGCTGCAAGCGGTAAGACAAGATCTCGCCAATCACTATTTGCTAAACACCGACCTGCCACTGCAAGAGATTTCCTTCTTGCTCGGCTTTCAAGAGTCCAACTCTTTCATTCGTGCCTATCAAGCTTGGACGGGGCAATCACCAAGCACCGCTCGTGCCGCCGCTTAA
- a CDS encoding LysR family transcriptional regulator, whose translation MINLEQALAFITTVETGSFSAAARKLGKSQSSVSIGVSNLEDELGIDLFDRSTRKPTLTEAGERLYHQAKLLLRQADKMNRFALAVNNDVESKVVLGIDPMAPMSCLDSILINIDKHYPNTEVEIRLLDHATLQKELIAHKVDLGIHFGADAYPQYLNFVTILQYEWQCVCSPDYSLASLNTISNEELLAARQIVSESTKHHPVLSKTSIFSQDTWEADNMVQCSHLIELGMGWGILPSDWCAERFELGSLVAIEPEFNQTQMYSGLDLVWAANRNIGQVCQSVIEQFTIRKSNNN comes from the coding sequence ATGATTAACTTAGAACAAGCTCTCGCTTTCATTACCACCGTTGAAACTGGCTCATTTTCTGCCGCTGCCAGAAAACTAGGCAAAAGCCAAAGTTCGGTCAGTATTGGAGTCAGTAATTTAGAAGATGAGTTAGGCATTGATTTATTTGATCGTAGCACCCGAAAACCAACGCTCACTGAAGCGGGTGAACGTCTTTATCACCAAGCCAAACTTTTGCTACGTCAAGCCGATAAAATGAATCGCTTTGCGCTTGCCGTGAATAACGATGTCGAAAGTAAAGTGGTGCTAGGCATCGACCCAATGGCACCTATGTCGTGCCTTGATTCGATTCTCATAAATATCGATAAGCACTACCCAAACACCGAGGTCGAAATCCGCCTTCTCGACCATGCGACTTTGCAAAAAGAGCTGATCGCCCACAAGGTCGATCTCGGCATTCACTTTGGTGCAGACGCTTATCCACAATATCTAAATTTTGTCACCATTTTACAATACGAATGGCAGTGCGTTTGCAGCCCTGACTACTCACTTGCCAGCCTTAATACCATTAGCAATGAAGAGCTGCTTGCTGCTAGGCAAATCGTCAGTGAATCAACCAAACACCACCCTGTGCTGAGTAAAACCTCGATTTTTTCTCAAGACACTTGGGAAGCGGACAACATGGTTCAATGCAGCCACTTGATTGAGCTAGGGATGGGCTGGGGCATATTACCCTCAGACTGGTGTGCAGAACGTTTCGAACTCGGATCTCTAGTTGCTATTGAACCTGAGTTTAATCAAACCCAAATGTACTCTGGGCTTGACCTCGTCTGGGCCGCTAACCGCAACATAGGCCAAGTGTGTCAGTCAGTCATCGAACAGTTTACTATTCGAAAATCGAATAATAACTAA
- a CDS encoding GtrA family protein, whose amino-acid sequence MASTRVISSQWKRFALYSASGTFTLAIDIAILWALTSQLDWPLTVSTVVAFLIAVSIHYVISKTFVFSASKRSVLAGYWRFITIALVAAILISLSMHLLVTLLGWSIVLARLLVGAVIGTGNFTVNLVWNFKMLGHRSE is encoded by the coding sequence ATGGCTTCAACTCGGGTAATTTCATCACAATGGAAGCGTTTTGCGCTCTACTCGGCCTCTGGTACGTTTACATTGGCGATTGATATTGCGATCTTGTGGGCGTTGACTAGTCAGCTGGATTGGCCGCTTACTGTATCCACTGTTGTGGCATTCCTCATTGCTGTTTCCATCCATTATGTGATCAGCAAAACTTTCGTATTTTCCGCATCAAAGCGCAGTGTTTTGGCGGGTTATTGGCGCTTTATTACTATCGCTTTAGTGGCTGCGATCCTCATAAGCCTGAGCATGCACCTGTTGGTCACTTTATTAGGCTGGTCTATTGTGCTGGCACGACTGTTAGTGGGGGCAGTGATTGGTACTGGTAACTTCACCGTTAATCTGGTTTGGAATTTTAAAATGCTCGGTCATCGTTCAGAGTAA
- a CDS encoding Gfo/Idh/MocA family oxidoreductase encodes MTHKEVKVLVYGTGFAGQGHTKAFRDAGATVVGIVGRTESVVNQVANELDIPFASTDWGAALNECQPDIVSIATPGGAHVEPIKLALENGCHVFCDKPLCESGELSVELRDLAHRYQRKTAFASSFRYMPEIMHAKQLVAEGVIGEPTEVECISHFNLDKNIPFGWSHRAEHGGGRLNNNFTHLLSIVTSIVGENILSVCGEVRDDLRKAPIVAGVHNFTQRRNFIPEDINDPNLEWGESNVEWSYTVMASIESRLPAKAPVSVLFKHGGLTPRFDDDHITIHGTEGSIYIKGHYGAGPLQLWTQHTGWNVIELPNHIRESLPAIEDDTQRSWSHLATQLVKDVCGEVVEPYQTFDDGCRYQQIIDIIRENNSWVDVHQL; translated from the coding sequence ATGACACATAAAGAAGTTAAGGTTCTGGTGTATGGCACTGGATTTGCGGGACAGGGGCACACAAAAGCATTTAGAGATGCGGGTGCGACCGTTGTTGGAATTGTTGGCCGAACCGAGTCTGTCGTAAACCAAGTTGCGAACGAACTCGATATTCCCTTTGCTAGCACGGATTGGGGAGCTGCGCTGAATGAGTGCCAGCCAGATATTGTTTCAATTGCCACACCTGGAGGTGCTCACGTTGAACCAATCAAATTGGCGCTGGAAAATGGATGCCATGTGTTTTGTGACAAGCCATTGTGTGAATCAGGCGAGTTGTCGGTTGAACTAAGAGATCTTGCACATCGCTACCAAAGAAAAACAGCATTTGCTTCGAGTTTCCGCTATATGCCAGAAATCATGCATGCTAAGCAGTTGGTGGCTGAAGGTGTTATTGGTGAACCGACTGAAGTTGAGTGCATTTCACATTTCAATTTAGACAAAAATATCCCCTTTGGATGGTCTCACCGAGCCGAGCATGGTGGTGGCCGTTTAAACAATAACTTTACGCATTTGCTTTCGATAGTTACCTCAATCGTCGGAGAAAATATTCTTTCTGTCTGTGGAGAGGTTCGTGACGATTTGAGAAAAGCACCGATTGTCGCTGGGGTACATAACTTCACGCAGCGCCGCAACTTCATTCCTGAAGATATCAATGACCCTAATCTAGAGTGGGGCGAGTCAAATGTGGAATGGTCATACACTGTGATGGCTAGTATCGAAAGCCGATTGCCTGCGAAGGCACCAGTGTCTGTGTTGTTTAAACATGGAGGTTTAACCCCCCGCTTTGATGATGACCATATCACTATTCATGGCACTGAAGGTTCTATTTATATTAAAGGCCATTATGGGGCTGGCCCACTCCAACTATGGACTCAACACACTGGCTGGAACGTTATTGAGCTTCCAAATCACATTCGAGAGTCCTTACCTGCCATTGAAGACGATACCCAACGAAGTTGGAGTCACTTGGCGACTCAATTAGTCAAGGATGTTTGTGGAGAGGTGGTCGAACCCTACCAGACATTTGATGACGGTTGCCGTTATCAGCAAATTATCGACATCATCCGTGAAAACAATTCTTGGGTCGACGTTCATCAGCTATGA
- a CDS encoding DMT family transporter encodes MSAPIATSSTPTSQIQQGVVFALLGTALFSIKPVLIKLAYALGGDATSIMSLRALSSLPVYLVILVWLCRDLDNRKLTVRYGWQAATVGVLGYYFASLLDIMALEHISAQLERLLIFLFPSFVVLISWVFLKEKATKSTLLSIGLGYFGVALIVSHDFKQLGGNVLFGSGLAVASALTFAVYLILSKQLINKLGSSLFTSIGMGSAGVAIVIQHFWMQADFSSMSNELILLGIAIGIFCTVLPSYFVAAAMARLTPTMVGVTSNIGPVVTSIFAVTLLGEVFTVYHAIGMVLVVYAVVGIKSR; translated from the coding sequence ATGAGTGCACCCATTGCCACAAGCTCTACCCCCACTTCTCAAATCCAACAAGGTGTAGTTTTTGCGCTGCTTGGCACGGCACTGTTTTCTATCAAGCCAGTACTGATCAAACTTGCTTACGCACTTGGCGGTGATGCAACGTCCATCATGAGCTTGCGGGCATTGAGCTCTTTACCCGTTTATTTGGTGATATTGGTTTGGCTGTGTCGAGACTTGGATAATCGCAAGTTGACCGTAAGGTATGGCTGGCAAGCTGCAACGGTGGGTGTGCTTGGTTATTACTTTGCGTCTTTACTAGACATCATGGCACTAGAGCATATTTCCGCTCAATTGGAACGCCTGCTTATCTTCCTGTTTCCCTCTTTTGTCGTTTTGATTAGTTGGGTTTTCTTAAAAGAGAAAGCAACTAAAAGCACCTTACTTTCGATTGGATTAGGATACTTTGGTGTCGCATTGATCGTCTCGCATGACTTTAAACAACTAGGAGGCAATGTCTTGTTTGGCAGCGGTCTAGCGGTGGCATCGGCGTTAACGTTCGCTGTTTACTTGATCTTGAGTAAGCAACTTATCAATAAGTTAGGCAGTTCACTATTTACCAGTATTGGTATGGGCAGTGCAGGTGTGGCGATAGTCATTCAACATTTTTGGATGCAGGCAGACTTTTCAAGCATGTCTAATGAGCTCATCCTACTGGGTATTGCTATTGGCATTTTTTGTACTGTTTTGCCGTCCTATTTCGTCGCTGCGGCGATGGCTCGCCTGACACCAACTATGGTAGGGGTGACGAGTAATATTGGCCCAGTGGTGACCTCGATATTTGCTGTTACGTTACTTGGCGAGGTGTTTACTGTTTATCACGCTATTGGGATGGTATTGGTGGTGTATGCGGTAGTTGGGATAAAAAGTAGATGA
- a CDS encoding sodium:solute symporter family protein produces the protein MFYEYLVIFGYFMLIVGVSVVFKKLANRSTSDYFRGGGKMLWWMVGSTAFMTQFSAWTFTGAAGKAFNDGFAVSLVFLGNAFAYLCGYLYFSPRFRQMRVDTPTEGVRRRFGNQNEQFFSWALIVFSFIGAGIWLNALGVFASAVFEADIHITIIVTGLAVLIVSVISGAWGVVASDFVQTLVVAVVSVACAIVALVAVGGPTELVTKFPHDFVMGPNMNYGLLLVCSFVFFLVKQLQSINNIQDSYRFLNAKDSNNARKAALLAFGLMIVGSIIWFIPPWATAVLYPDAAEQYPALGRKAADAVYLVFARNVMPVGTVGLLLAGLFAATMSSMDSALNRNSGIFVKSIYNPIIAKGKATDKQMLAVGKVVSLVSGGLVIAVALFFHSLKEMSLFELMMSVSTLIQVPLLVPLFFGMLIKKTPKWAPWLTVLFGMFVSWLMMNVFTADVVAGWIGMEELTRREASEMRVMLTIAAHLFLTGGFFCLSSLFYRAERDEHKEELEKFFQDVETPVVVEREVDDSDRQQREKLGMMVMCMGGGLLLMTLIPNPMWGRLVFLLCSITVLAVGWALRKSAVTEEETHKPVSTPS, from the coding sequence ATGTTTTATGAGTATTTAGTAATTTTTGGCTACTTCATGCTGATTGTTGGTGTGAGTGTAGTGTTTAAGAAATTGGCAAACCGCTCTACCAGTGATTACTTCCGTGGAGGAGGTAAAATGTTGTGGTGGATGGTGGGTTCAACAGCATTTATGACCCAGTTCTCTGCCTGGACTTTTACTGGGGCAGCCGGTAAAGCTTTTAATGATGGCTTTGCTGTGAGCTTGGTTTTTCTTGGCAACGCCTTTGCTTACTTATGTGGTTATCTCTACTTCTCGCCTCGTTTCCGTCAGATGCGAGTCGACACCCCAACTGAAGGTGTGCGTCGTCGTTTTGGCAACCAGAATGAGCAGTTTTTTTCTTGGGCGCTGATCGTATTTAGTTTTATCGGAGCGGGCATTTGGTTAAATGCACTCGGTGTTTTTGCCAGCGCTGTTTTTGAAGCAGATATTCATATCACCATCATTGTTACTGGGCTTGCGGTGCTTATCGTCTCGGTAATTTCCGGAGCGTGGGGTGTGGTGGCTTCCGATTTCGTGCAAACTTTGGTTGTTGCTGTCGTGTCGGTGGCCTGTGCCATCGTAGCGCTTGTTGCTGTTGGCGGCCCTACTGAATTGGTGACCAAGTTCCCACACGATTTTGTGATGGGGCCAAACATGAACTACGGCCTGTTGTTGGTATGTTCGTTTGTCTTTTTCTTGGTTAAGCAGCTTCAGAGTATCAATAACATCCAAGACTCATACCGTTTCTTGAATGCGAAAGATTCCAATAATGCGCGCAAGGCAGCACTGTTGGCATTTGGTTTGATGATTGTCGGCAGCATTATTTGGTTTATTCCTCCTTGGGCTACAGCAGTGCTTTACCCAGATGCTGCCGAACAATATCCCGCACTTGGGCGCAAAGCTGCTGACGCCGTGTATCTGGTATTTGCTCGCAATGTGATGCCAGTGGGTACTGTAGGGTTATTACTCGCAGGCCTGTTTGCGGCAACCATGTCTTCTATGGATTCAGCGCTTAATCGAAATTCTGGTATCTTTGTCAAAAGTATCTATAACCCGATCATCGCTAAAGGCAAAGCAACAGATAAGCAGATGTTAGCGGTTGGTAAGGTGGTGAGCCTTGTCAGCGGTGGTTTAGTTATCGCTGTTGCATTGTTCTTCCACTCTTTAAAAGAGATGAGTTTATTTGAACTCATGATGTCCGTCTCAACGCTCATCCAAGTGCCATTATTGGTGCCACTATTTTTCGGAATGCTAATTAAAAAGACACCGAAATGGGCACCATGGTTAACCGTACTATTTGGCATGTTCGTTTCTTGGCTGATGATGAATGTATTTACCGCCGATGTCGTTGCCGGTTGGATTGGTATGGAGGAGTTAACTCGTCGAGAAGCGAGTGAGATGCGAGTCATGTTAACCATTGCGGCTCACCTGTTCTTAACAGGCGGTTTCTTCTGCCTCAGCTCTTTATTCTATAGAGCAGAGCGTGACGAACATAAAGAAGAGCTAGAAAAATTCTTCCAAGATGTTGAGACGCCAGTGGTGGTTGAACGCGAAGTTGATGATTCAGACCGCCAGCAGCGTGAAAAACTAGGCATGATGGTCATGTGCATGGGAGGGGGATTGTTGCTAATGACGTTGATTCCGAACCCAATGTGGGGACGCTTGGTATTCTTGCTATGCTCAATTACTGTACTTGCAGTGGGTTGGGCACTGCGAAAAAGTGCAGTCACGGAAGAGGAAACTCACAAGCCTGTTTCAACCCCAAGTTGA
- a CDS encoding fibrobacter succinogenes major paralogous domain-containing protein has translation MKTHLLSLGVTMVLATSSIASTSITSNTQSSPTVHDHEGNVYRTVEIGDQVWLAENLRTTQFQDGSKINSAAIPDDDETNLHTYGRLYDWHDVSDPRNICPKGWRVASDEDWKKLERTLGIAEEEIDTEGWRGDDDIAIQLKKAQPDTLFKKFDQSLVNKYQFSATPAGVKWHGLYITQGAYTEFWTADPASDSKAYIRTLAYSWWNAHKGQIRRATSSKEYMFSVRCVKI, from the coding sequence ATGAAAACGCATCTTTTATCCTTAGGAGTCACCATGGTTCTTGCAACATCCTCGATAGCTAGTACCTCAATAACTAGCAATACCCAATCATCGCCAACGGTGCACGATCACGAGGGTAATGTTTATCGCACTGTCGAGATAGGCGACCAAGTCTGGCTGGCCGAAAACCTCAGAACCACCCAATTTCAAGATGGTTCAAAGATAAATAGTGCGGCTATACCTGACGATGATGAAACGAATCTGCACACATACGGTCGACTCTACGATTGGCATGACGTCTCTGACCCTCGAAATATCTGCCCTAAAGGGTGGCGAGTCGCCAGCGATGAAGACTGGAAGAAGCTCGAAAGAACGCTTGGTATTGCAGAAGAGGAGATTGATACCGAAGGTTGGCGCGGTGATGATGACATTGCGATACAACTAAAAAAGGCACAACCCGATACTCTGTTTAAAAAATTTGATCAATCACTGGTCAACAAGTACCAGTTTTCAGCCACACCCGCAGGTGTAAAGTGGCATGGCTTATACATCACGCAAGGTGCATACACCGAGTTTTGGACCGCAGACCCAGCAAGCGATAGTAAAGCTTATATCCGGACACTTGCCTACTCTTGGTGGAATGCTCACAAAGGGCAAATTCGTCGAGCGACCAGCTCAAAAGAGTACATGTTTTCTGTACGTTGCGTAAAAATTTAA
- a CDS encoding SDR family oxidoreductase encodes MANTALITGASGGIGLELAKLHAQKGGDLVLVARSKDKLEALKQELEAQYSVQVTVLVSDLSKPDAADQLFAQTQALGLQIDTLINNAGFGGHGSFHQRSLADEQAMMQVNMVTLTNLTHHYLKGMVERNSGKILNVSSTASFMPGPLQAVYYATKAYVTSFSQAVAEEVKDHNISVTALCPGAVATGFVAAGNLEGVDIWKNAKTPKSVAQVGYDAMERGELVAFNESSLKFMLNWIIPFLPRKLVLKISRQAMEKSGK; translated from the coding sequence ATGGCGAACACAGCATTAATCACGGGTGCATCAGGCGGTATTGGTTTAGAACTGGCAAAACTGCATGCGCAAAAAGGTGGAGACTTAGTGCTCGTCGCCCGCTCGAAAGATAAGTTAGAAGCGCTAAAACAGGAGCTTGAAGCGCAGTATTCCGTCCAAGTAACAGTGCTCGTCTCCGATTTATCGAAACCTGATGCCGCAGACCAACTATTTGCTCAAACCCAAGCGTTAGGATTGCAAATTGATACCCTGATCAATAATGCTGGCTTTGGTGGTCATGGCAGTTTCCACCAGCGCTCCCTTGCTGACGAACAGGCCATGATGCAAGTCAACATGGTCACGCTAACCAACCTAACGCACCATTACTTAAAAGGCATGGTCGAGCGAAACTCGGGTAAAATCCTAAACGTCTCTTCGACAGCTTCATTCATGCCGGGGCCTTTGCAGGCGGTTTATTATGCCACTAAAGCTTATGTTACTTCTTTCTCTCAAGCGGTGGCGGAAGAAGTAAAAGACCACAACATCTCAGTCACAGCACTGTGTCCAGGTGCGGTTGCTACTGGTTTTGTAGCGGCTGGTAACTTAGAAGGTGTCGATATCTGGAAAAATGCTAAGACACCAAAATCCGTAGCACAAGTCGGTTACGACGCCATGGAGCGTGGCGAACTGGTGGCATTTAATGAGTCATCACTAAAATTCATGCTTAATTGGATCATCCCATTCTTGCCACGTAAACTGGTACTTAAAATCTCTCGTCAAGCGATGGAAAAATCAGGGAAGTAA